The Phycisphaeraceae bacterium genome contains the following window.
GCAACGATGTGCGCATCGAGCCGCTCGCTGAATCGGTCGAAGAAGCGATTTCCAAGGCTGGATATGCGCGGGCGCGCGTGCGGCTGACGCTGACGGGCGGCGACCTGAATCTGCTCGAAATCGGCGGAAAAACGAACCACACGCCGACTGTGATCATCAGTGTGCAACCAGCGACGTCGTACCCGCTGGCTATGTTTGAGCAAGGCGTCGGCGCCACACTTGCCGATGCCCGCGTCAACCCGCTCGACCCGTTCGCCGGGCACAAGACTCTGAACTACTGGATGAGGTTGCGTGAGTTGCAGGCAGCCGCGAGCAAGGGGGCGGGCGAAGCCATCGTCATGCAGGTAACCAATCACCTCGCGGGCGGATGTGTGAGCAATGTGTTTCTGGTCAAGGATTGGACGCTGCACACGCCGATCGCGCGCGGCGAGGAAGAACCCAACGCCCTCCCGAGCCCGGTGTTGCCGGGCGTGACGCGCGAAGCGGTGAGCGAGATTGCCGCAGCCAAGGGCATCGGTTGTGCGCGACGGATGCTCTCGATCGATGATCTTCTTGATGCCGACGAAGTGTTTCTGACGAATTCGAGCTGGGGCGTGCTGCCGGTGGTGCGTATCGAGGCCGAGGCGGTGGGGGGCGGCACTGTTGGGCCTGTGACGCGGGATCTGCTGGCGGGGCTGGGGGCGGATATTGAAGAGTCGTTGTAACTCTGGGCCGAGCGATTGTGTCGTTGAATCAGGGGGATATCAACAGCATGCAACTCCCAATTGTGGGCACGAAAAACGCCGCCATCATATACAGAGCGATCGGTGTGTACCACGCGGAATGACGGACCTCGCTAGGCGGGCATCGAGCAAAGTGTGCTGGCCAGCGCCGGCGGCTCAAACTACTGAGCCAGATGCTGGCTGCGCCAAGGGCACATGCAGCCCCCGCTGCAGGAAGCATGATGAAGAGTCGGCCGCGGGTCAAAGCAAATGCGAGCAGAAACACCGCCGCTGTAATGAACCAGCCTATCGCTGCGAGTATGCAGAGAGCCAGTTCGTCCCGGAGCATGGGGTGGTTCATGATCGCCAGAATGTGGTCTGGCACAACACAATTGCCACACTCGGGGCAGCGCTCGCAAGAGCGCGTTCCGGA
Protein-coding sequences here:
- a CDS encoding aminotransferase class IV family protein, which translates into the protein MGQPIVFVQGHWMDRQEAQVSAFDAGLLHGVGLFETMLGLLDTSGDVRVYRLREHLERLARSAKELGLSNDVRIEPLAESVEEAISKAGYARARVRLTLTGGDLNLLEIGGKTNHTPTVIISVQPATSYPLAMFEQGVGATLADARVNPLDPFAGHKTLNYWMRLRELQAAASKGAGEAIVMQVTNHLAGGCVSNVFLVKDWTLHTPIARGEEEPNALPSPVLPGVTREAVSEIAAAKGIGCARRMLSIDDLLDADEVFLTNSSWGVLPVVRIEAEAVGGGTVGPVTRDLLAGLGADIEESL